From the genome of Thermococcus chitonophagus, one region includes:
- a CDS encoding MFS transporter — translation MKPRKAATLQGINEKARKVRKKSITRRNILFFAIAMFFANLSWGIAFPYLTVYMKMIGGTVFLVGMLSVVFNVTSTVFQYPFGYLSDRVGKRKPFIALGILSSATTYAIIAFITTPLLLLGFRAMQGALSASMAPAHSALISELSTKVGSAFGFFSFVENMGYMAGNFLGSYIVKSMDVRSAFFIASAFSLLSILFLIPIKERERPRRRTGKLIIVQEGRESERAELTKLAFKRLMRGKLGLFYLSVFLAMIASGEVYSTVSVYFQEKFGEEFVGLFFGIDSLAAALSSLAIGRLIDKYGEGLFYKISIVGYIFTFLGYAWANSVELMTLVCVISGIKWAMIISSSSTYVAKRVPSTERGQGMGLLNTMMSLGWVVGPLLGGYLADISFELMLYSTAVPLILALILVLKA, via the coding sequence ATGAAGCCCAGGAAAGCAGCGACACTCCAGGGAATAAACGAAAAAGCAAGAAAAGTTCGAAAGAAAAGCATAACAAGGAGAAACATACTTTTCTTCGCCATAGCAATGTTCTTTGCCAATTTGTCTTGGGGAATAGCGTTCCCCTACCTCACAGTGTACATGAAGATGATCGGAGGTACGGTGTTCCTTGTTGGAATGCTCAGCGTTGTCTTCAATGTAACATCAACAGTTTTCCAGTATCCCTTCGGCTACCTCTCAGACAGGGTAGGAAAGAGGAAGCCCTTTATAGCCTTAGGAATACTCTCATCCGCAACAACTTATGCTATAATAGCTTTTATAACGACTCCACTCCTCTTACTTGGATTTAGAGCCATGCAGGGGGCTCTAAGTGCTTCCATGGCTCCGGCTCACTCAGCATTGATCTCGGAACTCTCAACAAAGGTAGGCTCTGCTTTTGGTTTCTTCAGCTTTGTCGAAAACATGGGGTACATGGCCGGCAACTTCTTGGGGAGTTATATAGTGAAGAGCATGGACGTTAGGAGCGCCTTCTTTATAGCTTCCGCATTTTCCCTGCTCTCAATACTGTTTCTTATACCAATAAAGGAGAGGGAGAGGCCGAGAAGGAGAACTGGTAAATTAATAATAGTGCAGGAGGGAAGAGAATCTGAAAGGGCTGAGCTGACGAAATTAGCGTTCAAAAGGCTGATGAGAGGAAAGCTTGGACTGTTCTATCTCTCAGTATTTTTAGCGATGATAGCTTCTGGCGAGGTATACTCAACGGTCTCCGTGTACTTTCAGGAGAAGTTTGGGGAGGAGTTCGTTGGCCTATTCTTTGGGATTGACTCCCTAGCTGCAGCTTTAAGCTCCCTCGCAATTGGGAGATTAATAGACAAGTACGGAGAAGGGTTGTTTTACAAGATCTCAATAGTTGGTTATATTTTCACGTTCCTGGGGTATGCTTGGGCGAATTCTGTTGAATTAATGACCCTTGTATGCGTAATTTCTGGAATAAAGTGGGCGATGATAATAAGCTCCTCCTCGACTTACGTGGCCAAAAGAGTTCCCTCAACTGAGAGGGGCCAGGGAATGGGTCTGCTCAACACCATGATGAGCCTTGGCTGGGTAGTTGGGCCCTTACTGGGTGGATACCTGGCAGATATAAGCTTCGAGCTAATGTTGTACTCAACGGCAGTTCCGCTAATCTTAGCTTTGATACTAGTCTTAAAGGCTTAG
- a CDS encoding transcription factor S produces the protein MVKFCPKCGSIMIPDKKRGVFVCRKCGYEEPINPEDAKAYRRTEEVKHKPDEGVIVVEQDFSTLPTAKVTCPKCGYHEAWWWELQTRAGDEPSTIFYKCKRCGYVWRSYE, from the coding sequence ATGGTGAAGTTCTGCCCCAAGTGCGGGAGTATCATGATTCCTGATAAGAAAAGAGGAGTTTTCGTTTGTAGGAAGTGTGGTTATGAAGAACCAATAAATCCTGAGGATGCCAAAGCTTACAGAAGAACTGAGGAGGTAAAGCACAAGCCTGATGAGGGAGTTATTGTCGTTGAGCAGGACTTCTCCACCCTTCCAACCGCCAAGGTCACGTGCCCCAAGTGTGGCTATCATGAAGCTTGGTGGTGGGAGCTACAGACTAGGGCAGGCGATGAGCCAAGCACGATCTTCTATAAGTGCAAAAGGTGTGGCTACGTATGGAGGAGCTACGAGTAG
- a CDS encoding DNA polymerase sliding clamp, with protein MPFEIVFEGAKEFAQLIETASRLIDEAAFKVTEEGISMRAMDPSRVVLIDLNLPASIFSKYEVDGEETIGVNMDHLKKVLKRGKAKDTLILKKGEENFLEISLQGTATRTFRLPLIDVEEIEVDLPDLPFTAKVVVLGEVLKEAVKDASLVSDSLKFIAKENEFIMRAEGETQEVEIKLTLEDEGLLDLEVQEETKSAYGVSYLADMVKGIGKADEVTIKFGNEMPMQMEYYIRDEGRLIFLLAPRVEE; from the coding sequence ATGCCATTTGAAATAGTCTTTGAGGGGGCTAAAGAGTTCGCCCAGCTCATAGAGACGGCAAGCAGGCTCATAGATGAAGCTGCGTTTAAGGTTACGGAAGAAGGAATAAGCATGAGGGCAATGGATCCAAGTAGGGTAGTTCTAATTGACCTTAACCTCCCCGCAAGCATTTTCAGCAAGTATGAGGTCGATGGAGAAGAGACAATTGGTGTAAACATGGATCACCTTAAGAAGGTTCTCAAGAGAGGAAAAGCCAAGGACACCCTAATTCTTAAGAAGGGAGAGGAGAACTTCCTCGAGATAAGCCTACAGGGAACCGCAACTAGGACCTTTAGGCTCCCGCTCATCGATGTTGAGGAGATAGAGGTCGACTTACCAGATCTCCCATTCACGGCAAAGGTCGTAGTTTTGGGAGAAGTCCTCAAGGAAGCCGTCAAGGATGCATCCCTTGTAAGCGACAGCCTCAAGTTCATAGCTAAGGAGAATGAGTTCATAATGAGAGCAGAGGGGGAAACCCAAGAAGTTGAGATAAAGCTTACGCTCGAAGATGAGGGGTTGCTTGACTTAGAAGTTCAAGAGGAAACCAAGAGCGCCTATGGTGTTAGTTACCTAGCAGACATGGTCAAGGGAATCGGAAAGGCCGATGAAGTAACAATAAAGTTCGGCAACGAGATGCCAATGCAGATGGAGTATTACATTAGGGATGAGGGTAGGCTGATATTCCTGCTGGCACCAAGGGTTGAGGAGTGA
- a CDS encoding translin family protein, whose translation MRIEEVIRKVKEVLDEKDSLREEALQITREIVRLSGDSIKAMHRGELKTAEERLRRAGELVSLLREKLGNHPDLYYTGHVQTANQEFTEATLLYHYLTDKNFPGYEDLGVPPQDYILGVGDFIGELRRYFLISLMEGDIERAEETYRFMEEVYEELMTLEYPKGLVNVRQKQDQARYILERTLEDLTRAKLNMKLERKLEEAINVGESGKSSREAE comes from the coding sequence ATGAGAATCGAGGAAGTGATTAGGAAAGTCAAGGAAGTACTTGACGAAAAAGATTCACTGAGGGAAGAAGCCCTCCAAATCACTAGGGAGATAGTGAGACTGAGCGGAGATTCAATAAAGGCCATGCACAGAGGAGAACTCAAGACGGCCGAAGAAAGGCTTAGGAGGGCAGGAGAGCTCGTTTCTCTGCTGAGAGAGAAGTTAGGCAACCATCCTGACCTCTACTACACAGGTCATGTGCAAACAGCAAATCAAGAGTTCACTGAGGCAACACTGCTGTACCACTACTTGACGGATAAGAATTTCCCTGGTTACGAAGATCTGGGCGTGCCACCCCAGGATTACATCCTGGGAGTCGGAGACTTTATCGGTGAGCTGAGGAGGTACTTCCTGATAAGTCTAATGGAAGGAGATATAGAGAGGGCTGAAGAAACGTATAGGTTTATGGAGGAAGTATATGAGGAGTTAATGACACTTGAGTATCCAAAGGGGCTTGTTAACGTCAGGCAGAAGCAGGATCAAGCGAGGTATATACTTGAGAGAACGCTTGAAGACCTGACTAGGGCAAAGCTAAACATGAAGCTGGAGAGGAAGCTGGAGGAGGCCATTAATGTTGGAGAGAGTGGCAAAAGCTCAAGAGAAGCTGAGTAG
- a CDS encoding DNA replication complex subunit Gins51 codes for MDIEVLRKLLERELSSDELTEIDEEFYRDLASFRKALEINAERHEERGEDIEKRLYLAQLYLLQQIVREILKIRLHKIVDMAFEGVPRNLVGDEKKIFAIISAFINGEPLPLEGEVEIKETEEVIEEKQVRPTFVDLYLIKVDIPRIIDEELKEYGPFKAGDLVSLPRSLGNVLVKREVAERITLSL; via the coding sequence ATGGATATCGAAGTTCTCAGAAAGCTCCTCGAAAGAGAACTTTCCTCCGATGAGCTTACCGAGATAGATGAGGAGTTTTATAGGGATTTGGCGAGCTTTAGGAAGGCCCTTGAGATAAACGCTGAGAGACACGAGGAGAGAGGGGAGGACATAGAAAAGAGGCTTTACTTAGCACAGCTTTATCTGCTCCAGCAGATAGTTAGGGAGATACTAAAGATAAGGCTACATAAGATAGTTGATATGGCATTTGAGGGGGTTCCCAGGAACCTGGTTGGCGATGAGAAAAAGATATTTGCGATAATATCTGCTTTTATAAACGGGGAACCTCTTCCCCTTGAGGGAGAAGTTGAGATAAAGGAAACTGAGGAAGTCATTGAAGAAAAGCAGGTAAGACCGACTTTTGTTGATCTCTACCTGATAAAGGTCGACATACCCAGGATCATAGACGAGGAGCTTAAGGAGTACGGGCCTTTTAAAGCAGGAGATCTAGTTAGCCTTCCTAGGTCCCTTGGAAACGTTCTAGTAAAAAGAGAAGTTGCTGAGAGGATAACTCTAAGCCTTTAA